The following proteins are co-located in the Rhodococcus opacus B4 genome:
- the cobA gene encoding uroporphyrinogen-III C-methyltransferase: MTAATGDETNYLVGLNLADRRVVVVGGGTVAQRRLGLLIASGARVHLISREVTPAVEGMATAGQITVDLREYRDGDLADAWYAIACTDEPDTNAAIVAEAERNRVFCVRADNARYGTAVTPASASYDGMSIGVLAGGDHRRSAAVRTALVEGLQSGAVADTAEPPAAGVALVGGGPGDPDLITVRGRRLLARADVVVADRLAPPELLAELGSDVEVIDAAKIPYGRAMAQEAINAALVDGAKAGKFVVRLKGGDPYVFGRGYEELEACAAAGVPVTVVPGITSAISVPSAAGIPVTHRGVTHEFVVVSGHVAPDHPDSLVDWSALARLKGTIVLLMAVERIEAFATVLMDGGRPVDTPVTVIQEGTLRTQRTLRADLQTVAARVKEEQIRPPAIVVIGPVAGFSVDAG; the protein is encoded by the coding sequence GTGACTGCTGCCACCGGAGACGAGACCAACTACCTGGTCGGACTCAATTTGGCCGATCGTCGTGTGGTCGTGGTCGGTGGCGGAACGGTGGCGCAGCGCAGGCTCGGGCTCCTGATCGCGTCGGGTGCCCGGGTGCACCTGATCAGCCGCGAGGTCACACCGGCGGTCGAGGGAATGGCCACCGCGGGACAGATCACAGTGGACCTTCGCGAATACCGGGACGGCGACCTCGCCGACGCCTGGTACGCCATCGCGTGCACGGACGAACCGGACACCAACGCGGCCATCGTCGCCGAGGCCGAACGGAATCGCGTCTTCTGCGTACGCGCCGACAACGCCCGCTACGGGACGGCCGTCACCCCGGCCAGCGCGAGCTACGACGGAATGAGCATCGGTGTGCTCGCGGGCGGCGACCACCGCCGGTCCGCCGCGGTGCGCACCGCACTCGTCGAGGGTCTGCAGTCCGGTGCCGTCGCGGACACCGCCGAGCCCCCGGCGGCCGGTGTCGCACTGGTCGGCGGCGGCCCCGGCGACCCCGACCTCATCACCGTGCGCGGCCGTCGACTGCTCGCCCGTGCCGACGTGGTGGTCGCCGATCGCCTCGCCCCGCCGGAACTGCTCGCCGAACTGGGCTCGGACGTCGAGGTCATCGACGCCGCGAAGATTCCCTACGGCCGTGCGATGGCACAGGAGGCGATCAACGCCGCCCTCGTCGACGGCGCGAAGGCAGGCAAGTTCGTGGTGCGGCTCAAGGGCGGCGACCCCTATGTGTTCGGGCGCGGCTACGAGGAACTGGAGGCGTGCGCCGCGGCGGGTGTGCCCGTCACCGTGGTTCCCGGCATCACCAGCGCCATCTCGGTGCCGTCGGCCGCAGGCATCCCGGTCACGCATCGAGGCGTCACCCACGAGTTCGTCGTCGTCAGCGGCCACGTCGCCCCCGACCACCCGGATTCGCTCGTCGACTGGTCGGCCCTGGCCCGGTTGAAGGGCACGATCGTGTTGCTGATGGCCGTCGAACGCATCGAGGCGTTCGCGACCGTCCTGATGGACGGCGGGCGTCCCGTGGACACCCCGGTCACGGTGATCCAGGAGGGAACCCTGCGGACGCAGCGCACCCTCCGGGCCGATCTCCAGACCGTCGCGGCGCGGGTCAAGGAAGAGCAGATCCGTCCCCCCGCCATCGTGGTCATCGGGCCCGTGGCCGGGTTTTCTGTGGACGCTGGGTAA